From a single Bdellovibrionales bacterium CG10_big_fil_rev_8_21_14_0_10_45_34 genomic region:
- a CDS encoding single-stranded DNA-binding protein, which produces MSGVNKAIIVGRLGADPEVKFTQSGQQVARFSVATSENWTDRDGQKQERTEWHRVVVWGKLAEICGKYLSKGRQVFVEGRIQTRSWEDNQGQKKYSTEIVASTVQFLGTGQEASSHDSSGPGDFADEPSFNPDEVLPF; this is translated from the coding sequence ATGTCAGGAGTAAACAAAGCAATTATTGTCGGAAGATTAGGTGCAGATCCCGAAGTGAAGTTCACTCAGTCGGGACAACAAGTTGCTCGATTCAGCGTAGCAACAAGCGAAAATTGGACAGATCGTGATGGTCAAAAGCAAGAAAGAACAGAATGGCATCGCGTGGTGGTTTGGGGCAAGCTCGCAGAAATATGCGGCAAGTACCTTTCAAAAGGTCGCCAAGTTTTTGTAGAAGGTCGAATTCAAACGCGCTCGTGGGAAGACAATCAAGGTCAAAAAAAGTATTCTACAGAAATCGTTGCTTCTACAGTTCAATTCTTAGGTACTGGCCAAGAAGCTAGCTCTCATGATTCTAGCGGGCCCGGAGACTTTGCAGACGAACCATCGTTCAACCCCGACGAAGTCCTCCCATTTTAG
- the gspN gene encoding type II secretion system protein GspN, with translation MEQLRSFISKYKASLLLFFLALPVFLVLLFPLSDIGDLVSAKVAEFTDNKVFLQFDEMSITLLPRPGVAFENVQLYTPFVQGLKVDRLTAAPSLTGLLTFKPGISFYAQGVLGGEIGGSTRGGETTQQGTLRQKIDLNLNNVDLRAIVKAFDLSIPAVGSVSATVNLDVDPSFVEPPTGSAKITGSEITANAVQIPTQMGPISLPNLKVSSLEIQVDLKKGEAIAKTLRVGTPTDPLHVSADGKIEVRTSPGPGGQPNIELGGYDFSVRLDASKEFESQIGFLGFLDSYKAPTQPPGRSAYAVRISAPSIQSPARMNSL, from the coding sequence ATGGAACAACTCAGATCATTTATCAGCAAATACAAAGCTTCCCTCTTACTCTTTTTTCTCGCCCTTCCTGTTTTTTTGGTGCTGTTATTTCCACTGAGCGACATTGGCGATCTCGTTTCAGCGAAAGTTGCTGAGTTCACAGATAACAAAGTGTTTTTGCAATTTGACGAAATGTCGATCACCCTTTTGCCAAGACCTGGCGTCGCCTTCGAAAATGTGCAGCTTTACACTCCATTTGTTCAGGGCCTCAAAGTTGACAGACTCACCGCAGCCCCGAGTTTAACCGGTCTTCTGACTTTCAAACCCGGAATCTCATTTTACGCGCAAGGAGTGCTGGGGGGCGAAATTGGTGGATCCACACGCGGAGGAGAAACCACTCAGCAAGGAACTCTTCGCCAGAAGATAGATCTTAACCTGAACAACGTTGATCTTCGGGCAATTGTAAAAGCATTTGATTTATCAATTCCGGCGGTAGGTTCGGTGTCGGCGACAGTTAATCTTGATGTCGATCCATCTTTTGTAGAACCGCCAACAGGGTCGGCCAAAATCACGGGCAGTGAAATAACCGCTAATGCTGTGCAAATACCCACCCAGATGGGCCCGATAAGTTTACCGAATCTGAAAGTGAGTAGTTTAGAGATACAGGTCGATTTAAAAAAAGGGGAAGCCATTGCTAAAACCCTACGAGTCGGCACCCCCACAGACCCGCTTCACGTGAGTGCCGACGGCAAAATCGAAGTACGCACAAGCCCCGGGCCCGGAGGGCAGCCCAATATCGAACTAGGGGGATATGATTTTTCTGTGCGTTTAGATGCCTCAAAAGAATTTGAATCTCAAATTGGGTTTTTGGGCTTTCTAGATAGCTACAAAGCGCCGACCCAGCCCCCAGGCCGGAGCGCCTATGCCGTGAGGATTTCGGCACCTTCCATTCAGTCACCTGCCCGTATGAATTCGCTGTAG